In a single window of the Daphnia carinata strain CSIRO-1 chromosome 4, CSIRO_AGI_Dcar_HiC_V3, whole genome shotgun sequence genome:
- the LOC130694552 gene encoding thyrotropin-releasing hormone receptor-like — protein MDAVCSQAVNDTLNAIRSGALTANGSDDAADYSMLEKALGANCTDWWLSSINRTSMDFLGDNTGGPNSSFSDKEENPSYFSRDYRLVGTLFQGLILLVGVLGNLLVVMVVYRTRSMHSPTNCYLVSLAAADCVVLIASVPNEILSYYVIGSQWIWGPIGCAIFVFLQNLGINASSLSLTAFTVERYIAICHPMKAQSVCTVKRAKKIVGGVWAFAFCYSSPWLGLTVTEPIHYRGFQTVERCAMKLSRQEYLGYFFADIVVFYLVPLLISCVLYGLIARVLFNGHFNKYPEVCRHDNQSSVDPTKSSRVQVVKMLVVVVVIFATLWLPYRGMLVYNSFATMYSRASFMDLWFLMFAKTCVYINSAINPILYTAMSIKFRRAFQRILLCGRSSLNQQRSPGTQMRHLGHLA, from the exons ATGGATGCTGTCTGTTCTCAAGCCGTCAACGATACTCTCAACGCCATCCGAAG CGGAGCGTTGACGGCCAACGGATCGGACGATGCGGCTGATTATTCTATGCTGGAGAAGGCGCTAGGGGCGAATTGCACCGATTGGTGGCTGTCCAGCATTAACCGGACGTCGATGGATTTCCTAGGCGACAACACTGGCGGCCCGAATTCATCGTTTTCGGATAAAGAAGAGAATCCGTCGTATTTTTCAAGAGACTATCGCCTTGTCGGCACGTTATTTCAGGGATTAATTCTACTCGTAGGCGTCCTCGGAAATCTACTCGTCGTCATg GTCGTTTATCGTACGCGCTCGATGCATTCACCTACCAACTGCTACCTGGTCAGCCTGGCGGCTGCCGACTGCGTCGTCCTCATCGCTTCCGTGCCTAACGAGATCCTATCATACTACGTCATCGGGAGCCAATGGATTTGGGGGCCCATCGGATGcgccattttcgttttccttcaAAATCTAG GAATCAATGCTTCGTCGCTGAGTTTGACGGCGTTCACGGTCGAGCGCTACATCGCCATCTGTCACCCGATGAAAGCGCAGAGCGTCTGCACGGTCAAAAGAGCTAAAAAGATTGTCGGCGGCGTCTGGGCTTTCGCGTTTTGCTACTCGTCGCCTTGGCTCGGTCTCACAGTCACCGAACCCATCCACTACAGAGGTTTCCAAACGGTCGAGCGCTGCGCCATGAAATTATCCCGCCAGGAATACTTG GGTTATTTCTTTGCGGACATTGTGGTGTTTTATTTGGTGCCGTTGCTCATTTCGTGCGTCCTCTACGGTCTCATCGCTCGCGTTTTGTTCAACGGACACTTTAACAAATACCCGGAGGTCTGCCGGCACGACAATCAATCGTCAGTCGACCCTACTAAAAGCTCCAGAGTTCAG GTGGTGAAAATGCTGGTGGTCGTCGTCGTGATCTTCGCGACGCTGTGGTTGCCCTACCGCGGCATGTTGGTCTACAACAGCTTCGCCACAATGTACTCGCGAGCCAGTTTTATGGATCTGTGGTTTCTGATGTTCGCCAAAACTTGCGTCTACATCAACAG TGCAATCAATCCCATCTTGTACACGgccatgtctatcaagtttcgACGAGCCTTCCAGCGGATTCTTCTTTGCG GACGCAGCTCGCTCAATCAGCAGAGATCACCTGGAACTCAAATGCGTCATTTAGGTCACTTAGCCTGA
- the LOC130694535 gene encoding protein FAM117B-like isoform X1 yields the protein MSSNSQPSQKLRRNGSPSTNKSSGPLRATIPVSLMTQSVIHDVPEDPHHTNVPQNTWSKLNPPMAVLGTGNMLQCGIPKQSPWRLRQWSPTLKVESHESAPKTDDFPAMRRTASLDAIYLKGQWPRGTVGYDSYLLDKATQTPEEWMIDIKRFSYRGIEFSPSRERKQKQRMFLGHPTLNPPPFQMGSSGSVSPNRVAASTNTELQRLSMAVASSDNKKETSRAIPVPPPPTSQSSRARNSVEGFNTEIEKLVCRGNGEPSTNKMMEPTPDGHRAPIAELFKRNNTCRSVDTQTPVKAYSTNSSSGASSPCGSVSPSVWGVFDHHHSSSRPPSDGCTAEEIGDYNSLSPEDFQVLALGTSPRGRFLCREPPDGCEKVETLKIAEHPVKNGQDATTVYCPPKPSSQFVLQPSSSSAFCSLNKFSASTMKSSSSSQLFHVNNGSGGGGNVIQGLNLSEFSDRSSSVPPQWPVQQQQQISSTVQMIPATPSGQPI from the exons ATGTCTAGTAATTCACAGCCATCTCAAAAGCTAAGAAGAAATGGCTCACCTAGCACAAATAAATCAAGTGGCCCACTCAGAGCAACAATTCCAGTCAGTCTGATGACTCAGAGTGTGATCCATGATGTGCCAGAAGACCCACATCATACCAACGTGCCTCAAAACACCTGGAGTAAATTGAACCCACCCATGGCAGTTTTAGGCACTGGTAACATGTTACAGTGTGGGATACCAAAACAATCACCGTGGAGGCTGAGGCAATGGTCTCCTACACTTAAAG tagaaAGCCATGAGTCTGCACCAAAGACTGATGATTTTCCTGCTATGCGAAGAACTGCTTCCCTCGATGCCATTTATCTCAAAGGCCAGTGGCCCAGAGGaacagtaggttatgattcgTATTTACTTGACAAAGCGACACAAACTCCAGAGGAGTGGATGATTGATATCAAAAG GTTCTCGTATCGAGGAATTGAATTTTCCCCTAGTCGTGAAAGGAAGCAGAAGCAGCGCATGTTTTTAGGCCATCCAACATTGAATCCACCACCATTTCAAATGGGTTCTTCGGGTTCGGTTTCGCCTAACCGTGTTGCTGCCTCGACTAACACAGAGCTACAACGTCTCTCGATGGCCGTAGCATCGAgtgataataaaaaagaaacgtctcGAGCTATTCCCGTGCCCCCGCCTCCGACATCTCAGAGTTCCAGGGCCAGAAATTCGGTGGAGGGTTTCAACACCGAAATTGAGAAGCTCGTCTGTAGGGGCAATGGGGAGCCATCAACTAATAAA ATGATGGAGCCAACACCGGATGGCCATAGAGCTCCTATAGCCGAACTTTTCAAACGCAACAATACTTGCCGGAGCGTTGACACTCAAACTCCTGTCAAAGCATATTCCACAAATTCTTCTTCAG gggcATCCTCACCATGTGGATCCGTCTCCCCATCGGTTTGGGGAGTGTTCGATCATCATCATTCTTCGTCCAGACCGCCCAGCGACGGATGCACAGCCGAAGAAATTG GCGACTATAATTCCCTATCGCCGGAAGATTTTCAAGTATTGGCGCTTGGCACTTCGCCAAGAGGACGTTTTCTGTGCCGCGAACCGCCTGATGGTTGCGAGAAAGTTGAAACCCTCAAAATTGCGGAGCATCCTGTCAA AAACGGACAAGATGCCACAACGGTGTATTGTCCTCCAAAACCCAGCTCCCAATTTGTACTGCAACCGTCAAGCAGTTCTGCCTTTTGTTCGCTAAACAAATTTAGTGCCTCGACGATGAAGAGCAGCAGCAGTTCGCAATTGTTTCACGTGAACAACGGTAGCGGTGGAGGAGGCAATGTCATTCAAGGATTGAATCTCAGTGAATTTTCAGACCGTTCGAGTAGCGTTCCTCCTCAGTGGCcggtacaacaacaacaacaaatttccTCCACCGTACAAATGATTCCCGCCACTCCCTCAGGACAACccatttga
- the LOC130694549 gene encoding uncharacterized protein LOC130694549: MDFTLEEIRCILEEMGIKNIPESHLKHFARDLKHLMKHEKHVQKRKRALGEADIQAPRPTNTLPASKLLEKTPPRTSPTISQPMARPSTSFYPPHQQENCKLGAGKKLSTEDPSDDVKNRGTTKFASAATRSASKAELDKAKLEEARWKKLKTDPVRLYGWYKTHWEFHGLD; the protein is encoded by the exons ATGGATTTTACGTTGGAAGAAATTCGTTGTATTCTTGAAGAGATGGGTATAAAAAACATTCCAGAAAGTCATCTCAAACACTTTGCCAGAG atttaaaacatttaatgaaACACGAAAAGCATgtccaaaaacgaaagagagcTTTAGGAGAAGCTGATATTCAAGCTCCAAGACCTACCAACACTCTACCCGCCTCGAAGTTGCTGGAGAAAACACCGCCCAGAACCTCACCAACTATATCCCAACCAATGGCAAGACCCAGTACCAGTTTCTATCCTCCACACCAACA GGAGAATTGTAAGTTGGGTGCTGGTAAAAAATTATCCACAGAAGACCCATCTGATGATGTCAAAAACAGaggaacaacaaaatttgCATCAGCAGCTACTCGTTCTGCCTCAAAAGCTGAACTTG ACAAAGCAAAGCTTGAAGAAGCAAGATGGAAGAAGCTCAAGACAGATCCTGTAAGACTTTATGGTTGGTATAAAACACACTGGGAATTTCATGGACTTGATTAA
- the LOC130694535 gene encoding protein FAM117B-like isoform X2, translating into MSSNSQPSQKLRRNGSPSTNKSSGPLRATIPVSLMTQSVIHDVPEDPHHTNVPQNTWSKLNPPMAVLGTGNMLQCGIPKQSPWRLRQWSPTLKESHESAPKTDDFPAMRRTASLDAIYLKGQWPRGTVGYDSYLLDKATQTPEEWMIDIKRFSYRGIEFSPSRERKQKQRMFLGHPTLNPPPFQMGSSGSVSPNRVAASTNTELQRLSMAVASSDNKKETSRAIPVPPPPTSQSSRARNSVEGFNTEIEKLVCRGNGEPSTNKMMEPTPDGHRAPIAELFKRNNTCRSVDTQTPVKAYSTNSSSGASSPCGSVSPSVWGVFDHHHSSSRPPSDGCTAEEIGDYNSLSPEDFQVLALGTSPRGRFLCREPPDGCEKVETLKIAEHPVKNGQDATTVYCPPKPSSQFVLQPSSSSAFCSLNKFSASTMKSSSSSQLFHVNNGSGGGGNVIQGLNLSEFSDRSSSVPPQWPVQQQQQISSTVQMIPATPSGQPI; encoded by the exons ATGTCTAGTAATTCACAGCCATCTCAAAAGCTAAGAAGAAATGGCTCACCTAGCACAAATAAATCAAGTGGCCCACTCAGAGCAACAATTCCAGTCAGTCTGATGACTCAGAGTGTGATCCATGATGTGCCAGAAGACCCACATCATACCAACGTGCCTCAAAACACCTGGAGTAAATTGAACCCACCCATGGCAGTTTTAGGCACTGGTAACATGTTACAGTGTGGGATACCAAAACAATCACCGTGGAGGCTGAGGCAATGGTCTCCTACACTTAAAG aaAGCCATGAGTCTGCACCAAAGACTGATGATTTTCCTGCTATGCGAAGAACTGCTTCCCTCGATGCCATTTATCTCAAAGGCCAGTGGCCCAGAGGaacagtaggttatgattcgTATTTACTTGACAAAGCGACACAAACTCCAGAGGAGTGGATGATTGATATCAAAAG GTTCTCGTATCGAGGAATTGAATTTTCCCCTAGTCGTGAAAGGAAGCAGAAGCAGCGCATGTTTTTAGGCCATCCAACATTGAATCCACCACCATTTCAAATGGGTTCTTCGGGTTCGGTTTCGCCTAACCGTGTTGCTGCCTCGACTAACACAGAGCTACAACGTCTCTCGATGGCCGTAGCATCGAgtgataataaaaaagaaacgtctcGAGCTATTCCCGTGCCCCCGCCTCCGACATCTCAGAGTTCCAGGGCCAGAAATTCGGTGGAGGGTTTCAACACCGAAATTGAGAAGCTCGTCTGTAGGGGCAATGGGGAGCCATCAACTAATAAA ATGATGGAGCCAACACCGGATGGCCATAGAGCTCCTATAGCCGAACTTTTCAAACGCAACAATACTTGCCGGAGCGTTGACACTCAAACTCCTGTCAAAGCATATTCCACAAATTCTTCTTCAG gggcATCCTCACCATGTGGATCCGTCTCCCCATCGGTTTGGGGAGTGTTCGATCATCATCATTCTTCGTCCAGACCGCCCAGCGACGGATGCACAGCCGAAGAAATTG GCGACTATAATTCCCTATCGCCGGAAGATTTTCAAGTATTGGCGCTTGGCACTTCGCCAAGAGGACGTTTTCTGTGCCGCGAACCGCCTGATGGTTGCGAGAAAGTTGAAACCCTCAAAATTGCGGAGCATCCTGTCAA AAACGGACAAGATGCCACAACGGTGTATTGTCCTCCAAAACCCAGCTCCCAATTTGTACTGCAACCGTCAAGCAGTTCTGCCTTTTGTTCGCTAAACAAATTTAGTGCCTCGACGATGAAGAGCAGCAGCAGTTCGCAATTGTTTCACGTGAACAACGGTAGCGGTGGAGGAGGCAATGTCATTCAAGGATTGAATCTCAGTGAATTTTCAGACCGTTCGAGTAGCGTTCCTCCTCAGTGGCcggtacaacaacaacaacaaatttccTCCACCGTACAAATGATTCCCGCCACTCCCTCAGGACAACccatttga
- the LOC130694540 gene encoding protein mono-ADP-ribosyltransferase PARP16-like — protein MIETEITCSQACCHAANVEEPIEEWSELETEMKRDLLALDLRISLFVGAVQNFKYESLLKPIPANYRKSDGEADIEIIRELVSRLPELPLLDVSNKQDPEIASFMKTFFLNHNQKLSLISIEEFKQQLSGQIELQLAPRWIFQIDHLARSQQAWERKKLSSSTFFAFHGSRFENFHSILNLGLHQHLNKTSLFGEGIYLSTEQSLSLQYSPSGQGWNKSQLGPELSVLAVCEVINHPDVKRRGSRPSAADSVIPDKYILVTNNELVRPRYLLVYTRPKVKTVKVTNFLQRYKFVLFLSLYVSLLLAIGLAKKVTI, from the exons ATGATTGAAACTGAAATTACATGTAGTCAAGCTTGCTGTCATGCAGCCAATGTTGAGGAACCCATAGAAGAATGGAGTGAACTGGAAACTGAGATGAAAAGAGACTTATTGGCCCTAGATTTGCGTATCTCATTATTTGTTGGAGCCgtgcaaaatttcaaatatg AGTCGCTTCTTAAACCTATACCTGCAAATTACCGAAAAAGTGACGGCGAagcagatattgaaattaTACGAGAACTGGTCTCAAGACTTCCGGAATTGCCTCTCCTTGATGTCAGCAACAAACAGGATCCTGAAATAGCAAGTTTTATGAAGACATTCTTTTTGAATCACAATCAGAAGCTCAGCCTAATCTCTATAGAGGAGTTTAAACAACAACTATCCGGACAAATTGAGCTACAACTTGCTCCAAGAtggatttttcaaattgatcaTCTCGCCCGTAGTCAGCAGGCCTGGGAGCGTAAAAAATTATCCTCTTCTACGTTTTTCGCGTTTCACGGAAGTCGTTTTGAGAACTtccattcaattctgaatttGGGCCTTCATCAACATCTCAACAAA ACCTCTTTGTTTGGCGAAGGAATTTATTTATCGACTGAACAGTCTCTAAGTCTGCAGTATTCGCCTTCTGGGCAAGGCTGGAATAAGAGTCAGTTGGGACCAGAGCTATCAGTACTCGCCGTTTGTGAAGTTATTAATCACCCAGACGTGAAAAGAAGAG GTTCGAGACCATCGGCAGCTGATTCCGTGATTCCAGACAAGTATATTCTCGTGACTAATAACGAGCTTGTCCGCCCACGTTATTTACTAGTATATACAAGACCTAAAGTCAAGACAGTTAAAGTAACAAATTTCCTACAGCGttacaaatttgttttgttcctcAGTCTCTACGTCTCACTTTTGCTCGCGATTGGTCTCGCCAAAAAAGTGACTATTTAA
- the LOC130694537 gene encoding histone acetyltransferase KAT8-like, giving the protein MSIETVQPTENKPVQESRDAKKDDDKSGDEYERKDQDPPLEIGEHYLVKRGEDSWHPAEIIQRRYNKALGLYEYYVHYEGFNRRLDEWVSKEKILSTQVNINETHLSKSEKVSSLDLLLEQSDRKITRNQKRKHDEINHVQKTYAEMDPTTAALEKEHEAITKVKYIDKIQMGKYEIDTWYFSPYPEEYGKVPKLWVCEYCLKYMRMEKTYRHHICECTLRQPPGKEIYRKGTLSIYEADGKEHKIYAQNLCLIAKLFLDHKTLYFDVEPFLFYILCEIDKAGAHVVGYFSKEKESPDGNNVACILTLPPFQRKGYGKLLIAFSYELSKLENTVGSPEKPLSDLGKLSYRSYWSWVLLEILRDFRGSLSIRDLSHMTSITQSDIVSTLQTMNMVKYWKGQHVICVTPKLVEEHIKSAQFKKPRLTVDVSAIRWSPAHRKNYPKNNKK; this is encoded by the exons ATGTCGATTGAAACAGTTCAGCCGACCGAAAACAAACCCGTACAAGAATCACGCGATGCCAAAAAAGATGATGACAAAAGTGGAGATGAATACGAAAGGAAAGATCAAGATCCTCCGTTGGAAATTGGCGAACACTATCTCGTGAAAAGAGGAGAAGACTCTTGGC ACCCAGCAGAAATCATTCAGAGGAGGTACAACAAAGCCCTTGGTCTTTACGAATACTATGTTCATTACGAAGGGTTCAACCGAAGACTTGACGAATGGGtatcaaaagaaaa GATTCTTAGTACACAAGTCAACATCAATGAAACACATTTGAGCAAAAGTGAAAAAGTCAGTTCGCTAGACCTTTTGTTGGAACAGTCGGACAGGAAAATTACCCGCAATCAGAAACGGAAACATGATGAAATCAACCATGTTCAAAAA ACATATGCTGAAATGGACCCCACCACAGCTGCACTAGAAAAAGAACATGAAGCCATTACCAAAGTCAAGTACATCGACAAAATCCAAATGGGCAAGTACGAGATAGATACCTGGTACTTCAGTCCTTATCCTGAGGAATATGGGAAAGTGCCCAAATTGTGGGTCTGTGAGTACTGTCTCAAGTACATGCGTATGGAGAAAACCTATCGACATCACATA TGCGAGTGTACGCTCCGACAACCTccaggaaaagaaatttatcgGAAAGGCACGCTTTCGATATACGAAGCAGACGGGAAGGAGCACAAAATCTATGCTCAGAACTTGTGTCTCATTGCCAAACTATTTCTAGATCACAAGACCTTGTACTTTGATGTCGAACCTTTCCTTTTCTACATTCTGTGCGAGATAGATAAAGCTGGCGCTCATGTCGTTGGCTATTTCTCAAAG GAAAAAGAATCTCCTGACGGAAACAATGTGGCCTGTATTCTAACCTTGCCACCATTTCAGCGAAAAGGCTACGGCAAATTGTTAATCGCGTTTAGCTATGAGCTTTCTAAGCTGGAAAACACAGTTGGCAGCCCTGAGAAGCCTCTTTCCGATTTGGGGAAGCTGAgttatcgttcctattggtcCTGGGTCCTACTAGAGATTTTACGGGACTTTAGAGGATCTCTTTCCATTCGTGATTTGAG TCACATGACGAGTATCACGCAAAGCGATATAGTCTCAACATTGCAAACAATGAACATGGTTAAGTACTGGAAAGGCCAGCATGTCATCTGCGTTACGCCAAAGCTGGTTGAGGAGCACATCAAATCAGCTCAATTCAAAAAACCGCGACTTACGGTTGATGTGTCAGCGATCAGGTGGTCACCTGCTCATCGCAAAAATTATcctaaaaataataagaagtAA
- the LOC130694539 gene encoding ribitol-5-phosphate xylosyltransferase 1-like has translation MIVYVKRRVLKARSCQILGLLILLACAVLFLLHSLCNNEISFQYTFQKRTGIKTSITNDITTMTSEFLRVDIHSRTPIGEYLWNHLLEGKKELMSDKATYKGNKMVDDLNFTYQTGNAEISITSASNIVLVIDGSSQLNQKKEELWLNNMLLFRPPKSLFLVILGDNACDDNQWIVHYLSSNGGPISAAFMVRSSFLADEDEVYQWPLGVTTNRDFPLFWANEIDILSPRPFICNYFGTNPAHNATQDVIPQLLKALKLENSCYLKMSSKTAFSTIEPVGEYIQAVSDSDLSLCPATETGSPETHCIYEAFSLGSVPVVEDVEVSCGRDSLFLLKKHKAPFLLVESLENELGDVIAKENTMNLQEKIARRATVINWYADFRHYMAKQFYRVVFSKINL, from the exons ATGATCGTCTACGTGAAACGTCGTGTGTTAAAGGCTCGATCTTGTCAAATTTTGGGGCTCTTAATCCTATTGGCTTGTGCGGTTTTGTTCCTTTTACATAGCCTATGTAACAATGAGATTTCGTTTCAGTACACTTTCCAGAAAAGGACTGGAATTAAAACTTCAATAACTAATGACATTACCACAATGACATCAGAATTTCTCCGGGTAGACATACACAGCCGAACACCTATTGGAGAATATTTATGGAATCATTTgcttgagggaaaaaaagaacttatgTCTGACAAAGCCACTTACAAGGGTAACAAGATGGTAgatgatttaaattttacctACCAGACAGGGAATGCAGAAATTTCAATCACTTCCGCTTCTAACATTGTGCTGGTTATTGATGGGTCATCTCAGctgaatcaaaagaaagaagagttGTGGCTTAATAATATGCTCCTTTTTCGTCCACCCAAAAGCCTATTTCTAGTTATTTTGGGTGATAATGCTTGTGATGATAATCAATGGATTGTTCATTACTTGTCTTCAAATGGTGGTCCTATTAGTGCTGCCTTTATGGTTCGGAGTAGTTTTTTGGCTGATGAAGACGAAGTCTACCAATGGCCTCTTGGAGTCACAAC GAATCGAGATTTCCCTTTATTTTGGGCAAACGAAATCGACATCTTGTCACCGAGACCCTTTATTTGCAACTATTTTGGTACCAATCCTGCACATAATGCTACCCAAGACGTTATTCCTCAACTACTAAAAGCGTTAAAACTTGAAAATTCATGCTATTTGAAGATGAGCAGCAAAAC AGCCTTTTCAACCATTGAACCTGTTGGTGAATACATTCAAGCCGTTTCGGATTCTGATCTAAGCCTTTGTCCAGCTACCGAGACGGGCAGTCCTGAAACGCATTGTATCTACGAAGCATTCTCGCTTGGCAGTGTTCCAGTCGTTGAAGATGTCGAAGTCTCTTGTGGGAGGGATTCCCTTTTTCTACTAAAGAAGCATAAAGCTCCATTCCTACTTGTTGAATCGCTTGAAAATGAGCTGGGGGATGTCATTGCTAAAGAGAATACGATGAATTTACAGGAAAAAATCGCCAGAAGAGCTACCGTTATTAATTGGTACGCTGATTTTCGACATTATATGGCCAAGCAATTCTATCgtgttgttttttcaaaaataaatctttgA